A segment of the Microbacterium luteolum genome:
GGGGCCGAGGAGGTGACGATCGGCGAATGAGACACCTCCTCGACACCCGCACCCTCGCGAAGGCCGACGCTCTCCGGATCCTCGACATCGCGGAGGACATGTCCGACACTCAGTCGCGCGAGGTGAAGAAGCTCCCGACGCTCCGCGGCAAGACCGTGGTGAACCTCTTCTTCGAGGATTCGACCCGCACCCGCATCTCCTTCGAGGCCGCCGCGAAGCGCCTCTCCGCCGACGTCATCAACTTCGCCGCCAAGGGCTCGAGCGTCTCGAAGGGCGAGAGCCTGAAGGACACCGCCCAGACCCTCGAGGCGATCGGCGCCGACGCCGTCGTGGTGCGCCACCCCGGATCCGGCGCGCCGCAGACGCTGGCGACGAGCGGCTGGATCTCGGCCGGCGTGGTGAACGCCGGCGACGGCACGCACGAGCACCCGACGCAGGCGCTGCTCGACGCGTTCACGATCCGCAAGCGCCGCTTCGGCGCCGACAGCCGCGGGCGCGACCTCGCCGGGCTCCGGATCGTCATCGTGGGCGATGTGCTGCACTCGCGGGTCGCACGCTCCAACGTCTGGCTGCTCACGACGCTCGGCGCCGCTGTCACGCTGGTGGCGCCGCCGACACTGGTTCCGCAGAACGTCTCGCTCTGGCCGGTGCGCGTGGTCTACGACCTCGACGAGGCCCTTGCCGAGGGGCCGGATGCCGTCATGATGCTGCGGATCCAGCTCGAACGGATGAGCGCCGCGTATTTCCCTACTGAGCGGGAGTATTCGCGCCGCTGGGGACTCGACGCACGGCGTGTGGCCGGGCTTCCGGACGGTAGCATTGTCATGCACCCCGGACCCATGAACCGTGGACTGGAGATCTCCTCCGAAGCAGCCGATTCCGCCCGCTCGACGGTGCTGGAGCAGGTCACCAACGGAGTATCCGTCCGCATGGCGGTGCTGTACCTGCTGCTGGCAGGAGAACGAGACGACGAACGAGGGGGAGACCTGTGAGCGAGACCCTCGTCATCACCGGTGCACAGCTGCTCGGCGCGGAGAGCGCCGACATCATCGTCGAGGACGGTGTCATCACCGAGATCGGCGCCGGCCTGAGCCGCGCGGGTGCGCGCGTGATCGACGCCGACGGACTCGTCGCGCTGCCGGGTCTCGTCGACCTGCACACGCATCTGCGCGAACCCGGCTACGAAGCATCCGAGACGATCCTCACCGGCACGAGAGCGGCCGCGGCCGGCGGCTTCACGGCCGTCTTCGCCATGCCCAACACGTCACCGGTCGCGGACACCGCCGGAGTGGTCGAACAGGAGCTCGCCCTCGGCGAGGCCGCCGGGTATGCCACTGTGCAGCCGATCGGCGCCGTCACGGTCGGCCAGAAGGGCGAGCGTCTCGCCGAGCTGGGCGCGATGGCGACCTCCCGAGCACAGGTGCGCGTCTTCAGCGACGACGGCTTCTGCGTGTTCGACCCGCTGATCATGCGTCGCGCGCTCGAGTACGTGAAGTCGTTCGACGGCGTCATCGCCCAGCATGCGCAGGATCCGCGCCTCACCGAGGGTGCGCAGATGAACGAGGGGACGGTTTCGGCCGAGCTCGGTCTCGCCGGCTGGCCCGCGGTCGCCGAGGAGTCGATCATCGCCCGCGACGTGCTGCTCGCCGAGCATGTGGGTTCCCGGCTGCACGTGTGCCACCTCTCGACGGCCGGATCGGTCGACATCATCCGCTGGGCCAAGAAGCGCGGCATCGCGGTCACCGCCGAAGTGACCCCGCATCACCTGTTGCTGACGGACGAGCTCGTGCGCGGTTACGACGCCCGGTACAAGGTCAACCCGCCGCTTCGGCGCGAGGAGGACGTCCTGGCTGTGCGTGAAGGACTCGCGGACGGCACGATCGACATCGTCGCGACGGATCACGCCCCGCACCCGAGCGAGCACAAGGCCTGCGAGTGGCAGGCTGCCGCGAACGGCATGGTCGGGCTCGAGAGCGCACTGCGCGTCGTGCACCAGTCGATGGTGCAGACCGGGCTCATCGGCTGGGCGGACGTGGCCAGGGTCATGAGCGTCGCCCCCGCGCGCATCGGACGGCTCGCCGGGCACGGCACGCCCCTCGAGGTCGGCGCCCGCGCGCAGATCACGCTCTACGACGCCTCCGTCGACGGCGTGTTCACCGAAGCCGATCTGCACGGGCGCAGCGTCAACTCGCCGTACCTCGGCAGGGCACTTCCCGGTCGGGTCGAGTTCACGGTGCACGGCGGCACGCTCACGGTCGACGGCGGAGCCGTGGTCGAGGAGCTGAACGCGTGACGCGGGAACTGGCCATCACGGTCATGATCGCCGTGGCCGTGCTCATCCTGCTCGCGATGCTCTTCGCGTGGCGACGACGACTGCGCCGGGACTCCGGTCTCACCGCACCACTCGGAGTCCCGGAGCACGCCGAGGTCGTCCACCGCGAAGAGGTGCTCTACGTCTCGACGACCCGCCACGACCAGCCGCTGGAACGACTGGCGATCTCGCCGCTGACGTATCGCGCCCGCGGTGAGCTCGCGGTCACGGACCGGGGCGTCGCGCTCTGCCTCGACGGCGCGCCGACCGTGTTCCTCGCCTCGTCGCGCCTGGTGCAGGTCGACAGGGCGACCGTGACGATCGACCGCGTCGTCGAGCCAGGCGGGCTCGTCCGCATCGCCTGGAACGCCGCGGACGACACCGTCGTGGACTCGTACCTGCGCCTCGCCTCCGGCGACCCGAAGAACCTCATCTCTGAACTGCAGCGGCTCGTACCCGTTGCCCCCGACACAGGAGCCACACGATGACCTCCCTGCCCGAAACCGCCGTCCTCGTCCTGGAAGACGGCACCCGCCACACCGGTCGCGCGTACGGTGCGCGCGGCCGCACCCTCGGCGAGGTCGTCTTCGCGACCGGCATGTCCGGCTATCAGGAGACGATCACCGACCCGTCGTACGCCGGACAGATCGTCCTGCAGACCGCACCGCACATCGGCAACACCGGCATGAACGACGAGGACGCCGAGTCCCGTCGCATCTGGGTCGCCGGCTACATCGTCCGCGATCCCTCGCGCGTCGTCTCGAACTGGCGCGCGAACGCCTCGCTCGACGAGGTGCTGGTGAACGACGGCATCGTCGGCATCAGCGGCATCGACACCCGCTCGATCACGCGGCACATCCGTTCCGCGGGCTCGATGCGCGGCGGGATCTTCTCCGGTGCGGATGCCGCGCTCGACGCGGAGGAGCAGGTGCGCATCGTCCGCGAGGCGCCCGAGATGGCGGGTCGGAACCTGTCCGCCGAGGTGTCGGTGGACGTCGCGACCGTGACGACCGCGATGGGACAGCGGGTCGGCAACCTCGCGGTCCTCGACCTCGGGGTGAAGCAGGCCACGATCGACAACCTGGCCGCCCGCGGCTTCGAGGTGCACGTGCTGCCGCAGAACGTGACGATCGACGAGATCCGCGCGATCGATCCGATCGCGGTGTTCTACTCGAACGGCCCCGGCGACCCCGCGGCATCCGATGACCACGTCGAGCTGCTGCGCGCGGTCCTCGACGACGGTCTCCCGTTCTTCGGGATCTGCTTCGGCAACCAGCTGCTCGGCCGCGCTCTCGGACTCGGCACCTACAAGCTGCCGTTCGGCCACCGCGGCATCAACCAGCCGGTCCTCGACAAGACCACCGGCCGCGTCGAGATCACGGCGCACAACCACGGCTTCGCGGTGGACGCCCCGCTGGAGGGGACGTTCGACAGCCCGAACGGCTACGGCAAGGTCGAGGTCAGCCACGTCGGGCTGAACGACAACGTCGTCGAGGGCCTGCGAGCGCTCGACATCCCCGCCTTCTCGGTGCAGTACCACCCCGAGGCCGCCGCAGGCCCGCACGACGCCAACTACCTCTTCGACCGGTTCCGTGACCTGGTCATCGCGACTCAGAAGGACAGCAAGTAATGCCCAAGCGCGACGACATCAACTCCGTCCTCGTCATCGGATCCGGTCCGATCGTCATCGGTCAGGCCTGCGAGTTCGACTACTCCGGCACCCAGGCGTGCCGCGTGCTGCGCGAGGAGGGCGTCCGGGTCATCCTGGTCAACTCCAACCCGGCGACGATCATGACCGACCCCGACTTCGCCGACGCGACCTACATCGAGCCGATCACCTGGCAGGTCATCGAGACGATCATCGCCAAGGAGCGTCCGGACGCGATCCTGCCGACCCTCGGCGGACAGACCGCGCTCAACGCCGCGATCGAGCTGCACAACCACGGGATCCTCGAGAAGTACGACGTCGAACTCATCGGCGCGAGCTTCGAGGCGATCAACAAGGGCGAGGATCGTCAGATCTTCAAGCAGCTGGTCCTCGACGCCGGCGCCGACGTCGCCGACTCGCGCATCGCCCACACGATGGACGAGGTGCTCGCCGCAGCCGACGAGCTCGGATATCCGCTCGTCGTCCGCCCCAGCTTCACGATGGGTGGACTCGGCTCCGGGTTCGCCTACGACGAGAACGACCTCCGCCGTATCGCGGGCGCGGGTCTGCGCGACTCGCCGACCACCGAGGTCCTCCTGGAGGAGTCGATCCTCGGCTGGAAGGAGTACGAGCTCGAGCTCATGCGCGACACCGCCGACAACACGGTCGTCGTCTGCTCGATCGAGAACGTCGACCCGGTCGGCGTACACACCGGCGACTCGATCACGGTCGCACCGGCGCTGACGCTGACGGACCGCGAGTACCAGAAGCTCCGCGACATCGGCATCGACATCATCCGCGCGGTGGGAGTCGACACCGGCGGCTGCAACATCCAGTTCGCGGTGAACCCCGAGAACGGGCGCATCATCGTCATCGAGATGAACCCGCGTGTCTCCCGGTCGAGCGCCCTCGCCTCCAAGGCGACGGGCTTCCCGATCGCGAAGCTCGCGGCCAAGCTCGCGCTCGGCTACCGCCTGGACGAGATCCCGAACGACATCACGGGCGTGACCCCGGCGAGCTTCGAGCCGACGCTCGACTACGTCGTGGTCAAGGTCCCGCGGTTCGCGTTCGAGAAGTTCCCCGCCGCCGACGCCACGCTCACCACCACCATGAAGTCGGTCGGCGAGGCGATGGCCATCGGCCGCAACTACGCGACGGCTCTGCAGAAGGCGCTCCGCTCGCTCGAGAAGCGCGGCTCGAGCTTCCACTGGGGCACGGAGGAGCGCTCGCTCGAGGAGCTCCTGGAGATCGCGAAGATCCCGACCGACGGCCGCATCGTCACGCTGCAGCAGGCGCTCCGCAAGGGTGCGACGGTCGAGCAGGCGTTCGACGCGACGGCGATCGACCCCTGGTTCCTCGACCAGATCGTGCTGATCAACGAGGTCGCCGAGATCGTGCGCACGGCTCCCGAGCTCGATGCGGCCACGCTCCGCTATGCGAAGGAGCACGGCTTCTCCGACGCGCAGCTCGGTGAGCTCCGTGGCACGAACGAGCCCGAGGTGCGCGGCATCCGTCACGGTCTGAGCATCCGCCCGGTCTACAAGACGGTCGACACGTGCGCGGGGGAGTTCCCGGCGCTGACGCCGTACCACTACTCCAGCTACGACTTCGAGACCGAGGTCGCTCCCTCCGAGCGCACCAAGGTCGTCATCATCGGCTCGGGCCCGAACCGCATCGGGCAGGGCGTCGAGTTCGACTACTCGTGCGTGCACGCCTCGTTCGCGTTGTCGGATGCCGGATTCGAGACAGTGATGGTCAACTGCAACCCGGAGACGGTCTCGACCGACTACGACACGTCCGACCGGCTGTACTTCGAGCCGCTCACGCTCGAGGACGTGCTCGAGGTCCTGGATGCGGAAGCCGCGAGCGGCACGATCCTCGGCGTCGTCTGCCAGCTCGGCGGACAGACCCCGCTGGGACTCGCCAAGGGCATCGAGGCGGCCGGCTACACGGTGCTCGGCACCAGCCCCGCCGCCATCGACCTCGCCGAGGAGCGCGAGCTGTTCTCGCGTCTGCTCGACGACGCCGGACTCCTCGCCCCGCGCAACGGCACCGCGATCGACGCTGACGGCGCCGTACGCATCGCCGAGGAGATCGGCTACCCGGTGCTGGTACGCCCGAGCTTCGTGCTCGGCGGTCGCGGTATGGAGATCGTGTACGACACGGCGTCGCTGCGCGACTACTTCGTGCGCACGGCCGGAGAGGTCATCATCGAGGAGGGCAAGCCCCTGCTCGTCGACCGCTTCCTGGACGATGCGATCGAGCTCGACGTCGACGCGCTGTACGACGGGACCGACCTCTACATCGGCGGCGTCATGGAGCACCTGGAGGAGGCCGGCATCCACTCCGGCGACTCCAGCTGCACGCTCCCGCCCGTCTCGCTCGGACGCACCGATGTCGATCGCGTGCGCGAGGCGACCCTGGCCATCGCCGAGGGCGTCGGCGTGCGCGGCCTGCTGAACGTGCAGTTCGCGATCAGCGCCGGCGTGCTCTACGTCATCGAGGCGAACCCTCGCGCCAGTCGCACGGTGCCATTCGTGTCCAAGGCGCTCGGCATCCCGATGGCAAAAGCGGCGAGCCGCGTCATGACCGGGTCGACGATCGCGGAGCTGCGTGCCGAGGGCATGCTGCCGCAGCAGGACGGCTCGCGCGTGCCCCTGGGCGCCCCGGTGGCCGTCAAGGAGGCCGTGCTGCCGTTCAAGCGCTTCCGCACCGCCGACGGCAAGACCGTCGACTCCGTGCTCGGCCCGGAGATGCGCTCCACGGGTGAGGTCATGGGCATCGACCGCGACTTCCCGACCGCCTTCGCGAAGAGCCAGGCGGCGGCGTACGGCGGCATGCCCACCTCGGGCACCGTGTTCATCTCGGTCGCCGACTCCGACAAGCGCGCGGTGATCCTGCCGGCGCACCGCCTGCAGCAGCTCGGGTTCACGATCGTCGCGACCGAGGGCACCGCGGAGATCCTCTCCCGCAACGGCATCGCGGTGACCGTGGTGGAGAAGTACAGCGAGACGCAGGAGTCCGGCGCGAAGAACATCGTCGACCTGATCAACGAGGGAGCGATCGACATCGTCGTGAACACCCCGTCCGGCGGCGCGGCACGTGCCGACGGCTACGAGATCCGCGCGGCGGCCGTCGCGGCCGACAAGGCGCTCTTCACGACGATGGCCGTGCTCGGTGCCGCCGTGAGCGGTATGGATGCCGCGCACGAGGGCTTCCAGGTGCGGAGTCTGCAGGAGTACGCGATCGATCGGGCGGCTGCACTATGACGCAGACCTTCGGCGAGCGGGCCCGCGCTGCACTCGGAGCGCATGGCCGGCTCTGTGTCGGCATCGATCCGCACGCGGCGCTTCTCGCCGCCTGGGGTCTGAGCGACGATGCGAGCGGCGTGCGCACCTTCGGGCTGCGCACGGTCGAGGCGGCCGCGGGCCGCGTCGGCGTCGTCAAGCCGCAGGTGTCGTTCTTCGAGCGGTTCGGTTCGAAGGGGTTCGCAGCCCTGGAGGATGTGCTCGCGGCCGCACGCGCGGCCGGGCTGCTCGTGATCGCGGACGCCAAACGCGGTGACATCGGCTCGACCATGGACGACTACGCGACAGCGTGGCTCACGCCCGGATCGCCGCTGGAGGCCGACGCCCTCACGGTGAACCCCTTCCTCGGCGTCGGCGCCCTCGACGGCGCGTTCTCACTGGCCGAGAAGTACGGCAAGGGCCTGTTCGTGCTCGCCGCCACCAGCAACCCCGAGGCCGAGGGCGTGCAGCGCTCGATCGGATCCACCGGAGTGACCGTCTCGGCCGAGATCATCGCGGATGTCTCGGCGCGCAACGCCGCCGCGTCGGCCGATGGCGCCTGGGGCAGCTTCGGCTTCGTCATCGGCGCGACGGTGGACTGGGCGCAGGCCGGCATCGCACCGTTCGCGCCCACGGCTCCGATCCTCGCCCCGGGCTTCGGCACGCAGGGAGCGACGCCGGCCGACCTGCGTCCACGATTCAGACGGATGTCGGATGCCGTGATCGCGAGCGAGAGCCGCAGCATCCTCTCCGCGGGTCCGGACGGACTCGCCGCAGCGATCGACGCCCGCGCAGCCGAATACCGGGAGGTCGTCAGTGTCTGAGGTGCGTCGGACCGTCCCCGAGGTGGACCGCGCGGCGGCCGCCCGCAGGGCCGTGGAACGTCGACGGGCCAGGGCGTCGCTGAAGCGCGATCTCACGATGCGCGTCGTGTCGCCGCAGACCGTGCTGCACCGCGCCACCGCGGATGCGGACTCGGTCGAAGGGTCCATGCGGATCACCGACTTCCTCCTCGCCCTCCCCGCGATCGGCGCGGGCAAGCGCGATCGCGTGCTGGGGGAGCTGCACATCTCGCCGGTCAAGCGTCTCGGCGGGCTCGGCGCTCGTCAGCGCGTCGTCCTCGAGACCTGGCTCGACTCCCGGTTCCCTGTGCTGGAGCCGCGCGGTGCACGCAGCCGACTGCTCGTGCTCGCGGGGCCGACCGCCGTCGGCAAGGGCACCGTCGCGGCCCACATCCGCGAGCACAACCCGGAGATCCACCTCTCGGTGTCGGCGACGACGCGCCCTCCGCGTCCCGGCGAGATCGAGGGCGTGCACTACTTCTTCGTGGACGACGCCGAGTTCGATCGCCTGATCGCCGACGACGAACTGCTCGAATACGCCGTGGTGCACAATCGCTCCCGCTACGGCACTCCACGGGCGCCGATCGACGCCGCGCTGGCTGCGGGCAAGACCGTTCTGCTCGAGATCGACCTGCAGGGCGCACGTCAGGTGCGGCGCGCCGAACCCGCGGCGACGCTCATCTTCCTGCTCCCGCCGAGCTGGGACGAACTGGTCCACCGACTGGTCGGCCGGGGCACCGAGGAGGCCGAGGAACGGGCCAGACGACTGCGCACCGCGAAGGTCGAACTGGCCGCCCAGAACGAGTTCGATCACCTCATCGTGAACGAGGACGTCGCCGCTGCCGCCCACGAGGTCGTAGAATTGTCCTCAGGCTCTGCGCGCTGAGTTCTCTGTCGCGCCTATTGCACCGTCTTCGCGACGCTCCCGTCGCCTGATCTGGAGGTCCCATCATGGCCGGACACCACACCAAGGGCATCATCGATCCCCCCATCGACAACCTGCTCGACCGCGTCGACTCCAAGTACGAGCTCGTGATCTACGCCGCCAAGCGCGCCCGTCAGATCAACGACTACTACTCCGACCTGCACGAGGGCAACCTCTTCGAC
Coding sequences within it:
- a CDS encoding aspartate carbamoyltransferase catalytic subunit yields the protein MRHLLDTRTLAKADALRILDIAEDMSDTQSREVKKLPTLRGKTVVNLFFEDSTRTRISFEAAAKRLSADVINFAAKGSSVSKGESLKDTAQTLEAIGADAVVVRHPGSGAPQTLATSGWISAGVVNAGDGTHEHPTQALLDAFTIRKRRFGADSRGRDLAGLRIVIVGDVLHSRVARSNVWLLTTLGAAVTLVAPPTLVPQNVSLWPVRVVYDLDEALAEGPDAVMMLRIQLERMSAAYFPTEREYSRRWGLDARRVAGLPDGSIVMHPGPMNRGLEISSEAADSARSTVLEQVTNGVSVRMAVLYLLLAGERDDERGGDL
- a CDS encoding dihydroorotase; translated protein: MSETLVITGAQLLGAESADIIVEDGVITEIGAGLSRAGARVIDADGLVALPGLVDLHTHLREPGYEASETILTGTRAAAAGGFTAVFAMPNTSPVADTAGVVEQELALGEAAGYATVQPIGAVTVGQKGERLAELGAMATSRAQVRVFSDDGFCVFDPLIMRRALEYVKSFDGVIAQHAQDPRLTEGAQMNEGTVSAELGLAGWPAVAEESIIARDVLLAEHVGSRLHVCHLSTAGSVDIIRWAKKRGIAVTAEVTPHHLLLTDELVRGYDARYKVNPPLRREEDVLAVREGLADGTIDIVATDHAPHPSEHKACEWQAAANGMVGLESALRVVHQSMVQTGLIGWADVARVMSVAPARIGRLAGHGTPLEVGARAQITLYDASVDGVFTEADLHGRSVNSPYLGRALPGRVEFTVHGGTLTVDGGAVVEELNA
- the carA gene encoding glutamine-hydrolyzing carbamoyl-phosphate synthase small subunit translates to MTSLPETAVLVLEDGTRHTGRAYGARGRTLGEVVFATGMSGYQETITDPSYAGQIVLQTAPHIGNTGMNDEDAESRRIWVAGYIVRDPSRVVSNWRANASLDEVLVNDGIVGISGIDTRSITRHIRSAGSMRGGIFSGADAALDAEEQVRIVREAPEMAGRNLSAEVSVDVATVTTAMGQRVGNLAVLDLGVKQATIDNLAARGFEVHVLPQNVTIDEIRAIDPIAVFYSNGPGDPAASDDHVELLRAVLDDGLPFFGICFGNQLLGRALGLGTYKLPFGHRGINQPVLDKTTGRVEITAHNHGFAVDAPLEGTFDSPNGYGKVEVSHVGLNDNVVEGLRALDIPAFSVQYHPEAAAGPHDANYLFDRFRDLVIATQKDSK
- the carB gene encoding carbamoyl-phosphate synthase large subunit; this encodes MPKRDDINSVLVIGSGPIVIGQACEFDYSGTQACRVLREEGVRVILVNSNPATIMTDPDFADATYIEPITWQVIETIIAKERPDAILPTLGGQTALNAAIELHNHGILEKYDVELIGASFEAINKGEDRQIFKQLVLDAGADVADSRIAHTMDEVLAAADELGYPLVVRPSFTMGGLGSGFAYDENDLRRIAGAGLRDSPTTEVLLEESILGWKEYELELMRDTADNTVVVCSIENVDPVGVHTGDSITVAPALTLTDREYQKLRDIGIDIIRAVGVDTGGCNIQFAVNPENGRIIVIEMNPRVSRSSALASKATGFPIAKLAAKLALGYRLDEIPNDITGVTPASFEPTLDYVVVKVPRFAFEKFPAADATLTTTMKSVGEAMAIGRNYATALQKALRSLEKRGSSFHWGTEERSLEELLEIAKIPTDGRIVTLQQALRKGATVEQAFDATAIDPWFLDQIVLINEVAEIVRTAPELDAATLRYAKEHGFSDAQLGELRGTNEPEVRGIRHGLSIRPVYKTVDTCAGEFPALTPYHYSSYDFETEVAPSERTKVVIIGSGPNRIGQGVEFDYSCVHASFALSDAGFETVMVNCNPETVSTDYDTSDRLYFEPLTLEDVLEVLDAEAASGTILGVVCQLGGQTPLGLAKGIEAAGYTVLGTSPAAIDLAEERELFSRLLDDAGLLAPRNGTAIDADGAVRIAEEIGYPVLVRPSFVLGGRGMEIVYDTASLRDYFVRTAGEVIIEEGKPLLVDRFLDDAIELDVDALYDGTDLYIGGVMEHLEEAGIHSGDSSCTLPPVSLGRTDVDRVREATLAIAEGVGVRGLLNVQFAISAGVLYVIEANPRASRTVPFVSKALGIPMAKAASRVMTGSTIAELRAEGMLPQQDGSRVPLGAPVAVKEAVLPFKRFRTADGKTVDSVLGPEMRSTGEVMGIDRDFPTAFAKSQAAAYGGMPTSGTVFISVADSDKRAVILPAHRLQQLGFTIVATEGTAEILSRNGIAVTVVEKYSETQESGAKNIVDLINEGAIDIVVNTPSGGAARADGYEIRAAAVAADKALFTTMAVLGAAVSGMDAAHEGFQVRSLQEYAIDRAAAL
- the pyrF gene encoding orotidine-5'-phosphate decarboxylase; the encoded protein is MTQTFGERARAALGAHGRLCVGIDPHAALLAAWGLSDDASGVRTFGLRTVEAAAGRVGVVKPQVSFFERFGSKGFAALEDVLAAARAAGLLVIADAKRGDIGSTMDDYATAWLTPGSPLEADALTVNPFLGVGALDGAFSLAEKYGKGLFVLAATSNPEAEGVQRSIGSTGVTVSAEIIADVSARNAAASADGAWGSFGFVIGATVDWAQAGIAPFAPTAPILAPGFGTQGATPADLRPRFRRMSDAVIASESRSILSAGPDGLAAAIDARAAEYREVVSV
- the gmk gene encoding guanylate kinase; its protein translation is MSEVRRTVPEVDRAAAARRAVERRRARASLKRDLTMRVVSPQTVLHRATADADSVEGSMRITDFLLALPAIGAGKRDRVLGELHISPVKRLGGLGARQRVVLETWLDSRFPVLEPRGARSRLLVLAGPTAVGKGTVAAHIREHNPEIHLSVSATTRPPRPGEIEGVHYFFVDDAEFDRLIADDELLEYAVVHNRSRYGTPRAPIDAALAAGKTVLLEIDLQGARQVRRAEPAATLIFLLPPSWDELVHRLVGRGTEEAEERARRLRTAKVELAAQNEFDHLIVNEDVAAAAHEVVELSSGSAR
- the rpoZ gene encoding DNA-directed RNA polymerase subunit omega, which gives rise to MAGHHTKGIIDPPIDNLLDRVDSKYELVIYAAKRARQINDYYSDLHEGNLFDNVGPLVDSSVEDKPLTIALHEINEDKLRLRHAE